One segment of Carya illinoinensis cultivar Pawnee chromosome 1, C.illinoinensisPawnee_v1, whole genome shotgun sequence DNA contains the following:
- the LOC122306161 gene encoding mitogen-activated protein kinase kinase kinase 5-like, with protein MRWLPNISFSSSSGSQSSSSSFKSSVGESRNARKSSDVASGWRFGSIRKLTRQRKLRHFGDPDMPSAPEPLSQLVRSPSNSADYSTARFSSASASASASSAKPQPLPLPSYVDYPLPSPKTGPSRGVEEQDRGGASSNTSMRSVFGSRDGRDRKSSTDHADKRSSGKEHQDLSGSKSSRGGFSVNVPIRSAPTSPFSSPALSPQRRSAADMFPYYYYMIPNGNQAWSAPEISTSEMTPGLPPPAFFDYGTKGNQAWSAPEIPTSEMTPGLPPPAFFDYGIPKRNQAWSAPEMPTSDMTQGFPPPAFFDYSPFSCDTSPHHSPRARSPLQNTKSPSVPTSPLHSTARRESNGTVNVHPLPLPPGAANSSSSVPTPQPISTPPISKSESVPRNSQWQKGKLIGRGTFGSVYVATHRETGALCAMKEVELCPDDPKSAECIKQLQQEIKVLSQRKHLNIVQYYGSEIVEDRFYIYLEYVHPGSINKYVREHCGAMTESVVRNFTRHILTGLAYLHSTKTIHRDIKGANLLVDQFGVVKLADFGMAKHLTGQAADLSLKGSPYWMAPELMQAVMQKDSSSDLALAVDIWSLGCTIIEMLTGKPPWSEFEGAAAMFKVLRDTPPIPETLSSEGKDFLRCCFQRNPAERPSAAWLLEHRFLKNSQQLDIPSCNLSFNGKNSMDKAHSPREQSENKPDQLPRFPSTQIAKEKLACESETGKQSHHETPDFTVASRYSPRSTLEALSSLSPPHIGQSTSHPSPANAPSSSNNRATKKSSKFR; from the exons ATGCGTTGGTTGCCTAACATTTCGTTCTCTTCCTCGTCTGGTTCTCAATCCTCGTCTTCCTCGTTCAAATCCTCCGTCGGTGAATCGCGCAATGCGAGGAAGAGCAGTGACGTCGCCTCCGGGTGGCGTTTTGGTTCCATCAGGAAGCTCACGCGCCAGCGGAAGCTCCGTCATTTTGGTGATCCCGACATGCCCAGTGCGCCGGAGCCTCTGTCTCAGCTGGTACGATCTCCGAGCAACAGCGCCGATTATTCGACTGCAAGGTTCTCTTCGGCGTCCGCATCCGCGTCCGCGTCCTCGGCAAAGCCGCAGCCACTACCGCTGCCCAGTTACGTGGACTACCCGCTCCCTTCGCCGAAGACCGGGCCGAGCCGAGGCGTAGAGGAACAAGATAGAGGGGGAGCGAGCTCAAACACTTCCATGAGGAG TGTGTTTGGTAGCCGAGATGGGAGAGACAGAAAAAGCAGTACGGATCATGCTGACAAGAGGTCATCCGGGAAGGAGCATCAAGACCTAAGTGGATCTAAAAGCTCAAGAGGAGGCTTCAGTGTCAATGTTCCCATCAGGAGTGCTCCAACTAGTCCTTTCTCGAGTCCTGCACTTAGCCCACAAAGGCGGAGTGCAGCCGACATGTttccttattattattacatgattCCTAACGGAAATCAAGCCTGGTCTGCTCCGGAGATTTCGACCTCGGAAATGACTCCAGGGCTCCCTCCCCCTGCATTCTTTGATTATGGGACCAAGGGAAATCAAGCCTGGTCTGCTCCGGAGATTCCAACCTCAGAAATGACTCCAGGGCTCCCTCCACCTGCATTCTTTGATTATGGAATTCCTAAGAGAAATCAAGCCTGGTCTGCTCCAGAGATGCCAACCTCAGATATGACTCAAGGGTTCCCTCCGCCTGCATTCTTTGATTACTCTCCATTTAGTTGTGATACATCTCCCCACCACAGTCCTCGGGCGAGAAGTCCCCTACAAAACACCAAAAGCCCAAGTGTACCTACATCACCATTGCATTCAACAGCACGCCGTGAAAGTAATGGCACCGTAAATGTCCACCCGTTACCTCTTCCTCCTGGTGCAGCCAACTCTTCATCATCAGTTCCCACTCCCCAGCCTATATCTACTCCGCCTATAAGTAAATCTGAGTCGGTGCCAAGGAATAGTCAATGGCAAAAGGGAAAGCTTATTGGGCGTGGCACATTTGGAAGTGTCTATGTTGCCACCCATCG TGAAACTGGAGCTTTATGTGCAATGAAGGAAGTTGAATTATGTCCCGATGACCCAAAATCTGCAGAGTGTATAAAGCAATTGCAGCAG GAAATCAAAGTTCTCAGCCAGCGGAAGCATCTGAATATCGTGCAGTATTATGGTAGTGAAATA GTCGAAGACCGGTTTTATATATATCTGGAGTATGTTCATCCTGGTTCAATCAACAAATATGTTCGTGAACATTGTGGAGCCATGACAGAATCTGTCGTTCGCAATTTCACTCGCCATATTCTCACTGGGCTGGCTTACTTACATAGCACAAAAACAATTCACAG GGACATCAAAGGTGCTAATTTACTTGTTGATCAATTTGGAGTTGTCAAGCTTGCTGATTTTGGAATGGCTAAACAT CTTACTGGACAAGCAGCGGATCTTTCTCTGAAGGGCAGTCCATACTGGATGGCCCCAGAG CTCATGCAAGCAGTGATGCAGAAAGATTCCAGCTCTGATCTGGCTCTTGCTGTTGATATTTGGAGTTTGGGTTGTACCATTATTGAAATGCTCACTGGAAAACCTCCTTGGAGTGAGTTTGAAGGG GCTGCGGCCATGTTCAAGGTTTTGAGGGATACCCCTCCCATACCAGAAACATTGTCATCTGAGGGAAAGGATTTTTTACGGTGCTGCTTTCAAAGAAATCCCGCAGAGAGACCATCCGCTGCCTGGTTGCTGGAACATCGATTCTTGAAGAACTCGCAGCAGCTGGATATCCCATCTTGCAACCTGTCATTTAATGGGAAGAACTCGATG GATAAAGCTCATAGTCCAAGAGAGCAATCTGAAAATAAACCCGACCAGTTGCCAAGGTTTCCAAGCACACAAATTGCAAAAGAAAAGTTGGCCTGTGAGAG CGAGACTGGCAAGCAATCTCATCATGAAACTCCCGACTTTACAGTGGCCTCCCGGTATTCTCCTCGCTCTACCCTTGAGGCCCTTTCTAGTTTATCTCCACCACACATTGGTCAGAGCACATCTCATCCTAGTCCTGCAAATGCTCCCAGCAGTTCCAACAACCGTGCCacaaaaaaaagtagtaaattCAGATAA